The following coding sequences are from one Arthrobacter sp. PvP023 window:
- a CDS encoding PP2C family serine/threonine-protein phosphatase, with amino-acid sequence MNPQPAAATSATGREPGLQLSCGYGTDRGLRRELNEDSFIASDPVFAVADGMGGHEAGEIASGICVRTLAGMPQLATGERTATAAVVQQYLVSADERIRTATGSRAGTTLSGVVVVEQMGAPYWLVMNIGDSRTYRLSQGEFAQVTVDHSEVQELVDAGEITREQAAVHPRRHVVTRALGTGDETEADYWLLPVEEGDRIMICSDGLNAELTDDHMFRILSTVGHPQDAVDALIQAALRSGGRDNVTVIVVDAKNVMNDAGTDTAPRPAAGVEDEDTLPRAQALDSTEVQDITEVDTEELPEAPGDVLPADAPDPASDSVTNTEGRHDGLK; translated from the coding sequence ATGAATCCCCAGCCGGCAGCCGCCACCTCCGCAACGGGCAGGGAGCCCGGACTCCAACTGAGCTGCGGCTACGGTACCGACCGTGGCCTCCGCCGGGAACTCAATGAGGACTCCTTCATTGCGTCCGATCCCGTGTTCGCCGTCGCGGACGGCATGGGAGGCCACGAAGCGGGCGAAATCGCCAGCGGAATCTGCGTCCGGACACTCGCCGGAATGCCTCAGCTGGCCACGGGGGAGAGGACAGCCACGGCCGCTGTCGTCCAGCAGTACCTAGTCAGCGCCGACGAACGGATCCGCACCGCCACCGGGTCCCGGGCCGGCACCACCCTCTCCGGAGTAGTGGTTGTCGAGCAGATGGGTGCGCCGTACTGGCTGGTCATGAACATCGGCGACTCCAGGACCTACCGGCTGAGCCAGGGCGAGTTCGCGCAGGTCACGGTTGACCATTCCGAAGTCCAGGAGCTTGTGGACGCCGGTGAGATCACCAGGGAACAGGCCGCGGTGCACCCCCGCCGGCACGTGGTGACCCGCGCCCTGGGCACCGGTGACGAGACGGAAGCGGACTACTGGCTGCTGCCCGTCGAGGAAGGCGACCGCATAATGATCTGCTCCGACGGGCTGAACGCCGAGCTCACGGACGATCACATGTTCCGCATCCTGAGCACCGTCGGCCACCCCCAGGACGCCGTCGACGCGCTGATCCAGGCCGCGCTGCGCAGCGGCGGGCGGGACAACGTCACCGTGATCGTTGTGGACGCCAAGAACGTAATGAACGACGCCGGAACGGACACCGCGCCCCGGCCCGCCGCGGGCGTCGAAGATGAGGACACCCTGCCCCGCGCCCAGGCGCTGGACAGTACCGAAGTCCAGGACATCACTGAAGTGGATACCGAAGAGCTTCCCGAGGCTCCCGGTGACGTCCTGCCCGCGGACGCGCCGGACCCCGCGAGTGACTCCGTGACCAACACGGAGGGCCGCCACGATGGTCTCAAGTAG